From Equus przewalskii isolate Varuska chromosome 2, EquPr2, whole genome shotgun sequence:
ACACCACCTTATCTGGAGTGCCATCACATTCCATCTCCAactcagcccctctcctctcacctGGTGCCCTAGGGACATTTTCTGAGCAGCCTCCTCATCTTTGGTGGCAGGCTGGATCACCAGGACTGAAATGGTCTGTTTACTTGTCTGGAGAGCAGCCTCTACATCTCATGCGTCTGCTTCCCAAGACCCTGCTAAACTGAATTGGAAGCCCAGGTCTTcatccttcttcctgcctcttctctggTCCTCCATCCTCCCTTGGGTCTGGCAGGACATTCCTTCCCCTCCTGGGGGCTTCCCTGGGGTTTCTCCAGGGAtcctctgtctcctctgttcCTCCCTGAAGCCCCGCCCACAGCCTGAGGTCCCCTGGGGATCCTCAGCTCATCTGGTCCCTGCTTCCCAGCCCAGTCTCCTCCGACTTGGTCCTCACCTTTCTTGGGTCTAGTAGCCACTCTCCTGTCCCTGGGCTTGTTCGTCTGCCTGAGGACCTCCTGGAGGCAGCTTTTGTTTCTCACACCCCTGCTGGGTGGGGCTTTCTAAGCCAATAAGCCCAGGGAGAGTGAGCCGGTGGGTGGGCAGGCGGGCAGGCGGACTTCTCCGGGCACATATTCAGAGTAAACACCTGCGGCTCTCTCCTGGCCCACGCCTTCTCTCCAGCCTGGCAGGGCAAGGCTGGGTCTGGCTCCCTGGGCTGGCAGGTATGTGGGTGAGACTGCAGTGAAGGGGGGGTGGGTGCCTGGTATCCTCATGCCCGGGCCTAGGTCAGCACCAGCGGCATCACCCTACCTCCTTCTCGTTGCCTTATTCCTACCTTCTGCCaaccccaggcctctctcctgtcCTTTGCTCTGGAAGCCTGGTTCTGAGGTCCTCCGCAGCTGACATCTATGAAATGGGGCACCCTTGATTCAGCCCAGGATCGCATCCTACCCTGGTGGGGACATTTCTGGGGACCAGAACTTGGGTTGCTGGTGAGTTATGTAgtggaagggaggggctggctgtgGTTCTTCTGCATAAGGACACTCACTGCCCTGGTGGAGACAAGGAATGCAGATCAGCAACATGAATTTCCCCAGTTGGCATGGGGCCAGGAACAGCCTTACTGTCCGTGCTCTATGGGGACAGCCTCCGAGGAAGTTGGAGCGTGACgcagtgggggctgcagaggGGCCTTGCACCTGCATCCCGGAGGCTGGGACAGCGAACGTTGCTGTGCAGCCAGGGAGGGGTTCCTCTGCCTCATTTCCCACgagcatttatggagcacttcctaaTGCCAGTGATTACCATTTATGTGGCCTTTTACAGCCGGCTAATCCCATCCACAGCCGTGAGCTCATCCAggcctcacaacaaccccacaGGCAAGGGATTATTAACCCATTTTGGAGAGGAGCCGGGGTCACTTTCCCAGAGTCCCGGCGGAACTGGGGTTCGAGGGCAAGTGTCCGACTCCAAAGTCCGTGAAGTTTCTGCTGCAACATGCAGCTCCCCACGTACTGAGCTCCATTCTCCTCACAGACAAAATTGCAACTCGGGGTAAAAGCTAGACTTGAGCGTGAGCAAGCTTGACCCCTGGGAGTGCTGGGGACCCTTTCCTGGGAGAAAGAATGGCCCCTCACCTGCAGGGTTTTGCAGGGGCAGAGAAGTTGACTCAATGACCAGATAAGGGTCACACGGCCGAAGGACCAAAGGGCACCTGGAATCAGTGGATGAGTTGAATTTTATTAAGCCCTGACTGTGGGCCCCACACACTGAAGGCACATGCACATCCATCCTCTTATCAACCCTCCCCCGCGACAGCAACAGCCCTGTGAAGGAAACTgaggtggagagcagagaggtcagtttcccaaggccacacagctgggacAGGTGGCAGGGGCTGTGGAAGAGGGACTGGATCCCGGGCCTCTGATGCTCCCTCTTGCCCGCCCCCACTTTTGGCTCTGCTCCCTTGCCCCAGTGCTGCACCTATGGGAGATGCTGGGAACTTCCAACCCAGGCCTGAGCAGGCCGCCCCTCACAGGATGGTTTTCTTCACGTGGCCTCGAGGGCGGTTGGGTAAAAGAGGAGGGTGAGCCTCTGAGCCCAGAAAGATGAGGTCGTCTGAGAGGAGGTCGTCCTGTTTGCGGAAAGAGGTGGCACAGTCCTGGCGATGGCCCACGCCTGCGCCCTGGGTTTTCCTCGCTGCCAGGCACTCTCGGCACCTCTTGCTCACCAGGTAGGCCAGCTCCACGAGGTTGAGCAGGATGCAGATGGCGGCCGTGATGATCATGAACAGCGTGAAGATGTTCTTCTCCGAGGGCTTGGAGATGAAGCAGTCCACCGAATTGGGACACGGAGCTGCGTGGCACTTGACCACGGGAGGGAGGGTGTATTTGGGGTAGAACGAGTGGAACACGTAGAGGAAGGTGGCATCCACACTGGCCTTGAACACCAGGCTGCAGACGTACGTCCACCAGAGCCCACCCTGCTTCTTGCCGGGGTTCAGGTAGAGTCGCCCCCCATCCTGCCCCACTGCCTCTCGGTGCTTCTTCTCCCGAGCCTCACGGTAAGCCACGTGCATGACCACGAGCAGCGAGGGGCACGTGACCAGGATGAGCTGCAGGGCCCACAGGCGCACATGGGACACGGGGAAGAACTCATCGAAGCAGACGTTGGAACAGCCCGGCTGGCGGGTGTTGCAGTCGAAATCCTTGTGGTCGTCACTCCACACATGCTCAGCCGTCACCAGGTACACCAGCACACGGAAGATGAAGACCAGAGACAGCCAGATGCGCCCAAAGGCTGTGGAGTACTTGTTGACCCCGCTGAGGAGCCCCTCGAAGCTCCCCCAGTTCATAGTGGACCCAGGTGTCGGCTGCTACTGCAgggaaatgataataataatttcccaCATTTATAGAATACGCAGTCTGAGCATTTTACAGAAATATGTCATTGTGTTTAATCCTTACAGCCACAGATGAGCTAGGTTCTGTTAttgtccccatcttacagatgaaggcAACTGAGGTTTGGCGGGGTTATACAGGGTTACACACTGTTAGGTGCGGAGCTGGGATCTGAGCAGAGGTAATTAAGTCCAGACCCAACTCTCACCCATAAAAGTGGGTGAAGTGGGTCTGGGGAGCCACCTATGCCCCCGGGGCCTGTGGCCCTGGTCTTGCAGAGTGAAGGCTTAAGGAGGTGGGACTTACCGCTCTCTCCTCTGTTCCCACCCTGGTCCTCCTCCTCAGGGGACTGAGCCTTGGGgtgacttctttcctttctgagcaCTGCTCTCTCCCCTTACACAGCCCCCTCCCAAGGGGAACTCGTCCTTTGCTCTGTCCTTGGCATGGGGGATGGAGCTCCAGAGGAGGCTGGAATCTTGTCCCCCAACTCCCACCTGGTCTAATATTCCACGAATACCCAGGCAGTGTCCCACTCAGGAAGGCCAATGGCAATCCCGCTGAAAGATAAGGTCCAGAGCAATGGTTCTCTTTCCACAACAGGCTCTTAGAGCAACCTGCCAttccagtgtttcccaaactggcCCTCCATGGAACCCTGTTCAAAGGCTGACGATGGAAACAGTGAGAGCAAAGGATTCTGGGTTCAGAAAGGTGGGTTGACACCGTGCTCAGCAGTGTTGAATAGGTCCCTTTACTTGACCATGCTGATAAATTCACATTATGAAACTCTAAAGGGGGACAGAATATGTAGCATTGCCCGAACTCCTTTGACCACAGAACCGTTTTTTATCATCTTGTGGAATGGTCCTGTCAAGACACCAAAATGGGAAATGCTGCTCTGGTCAAATTCTGCTGGCGAGTTTGGTGTGATGAAGACACAGGAATCAGATTTACCTCCGTTTAAGGAATGTGACTACTGTTCAGAGTGACGGATGCCCTCTTCCTCGCTTGGAATCCCTCTGCCTGTTTCCTGGGGGGTCCGCTGAGAGCCACACACCACGGTCTCACCCCGCGGGGCCCCCCGGGATGCCAGGATGTCTATCTACACAGCCTTTTGCTAGAACGGGTTCCTGATGCCCTTCCAAGTGCAGTCCAGGTTCAGGTCACCACGCTGTCTCGACCCTCTGCGTGATCTGCGGCAGATGAGCAGGGTTTTGAGAAGAGCCAGCGTTTATCGCGTGTTTCTGCAGCACCCTGATCTGAGCACTTGGCAGGAAACAACACGGCCACTGTATGAAGGGGTATGATATTTTTTATTcccaatttgcagatgaggaaagtggagCACAGAGGTGTTAATTAATTTgctcacagtcacacagctagtaagtggcagagctgggatttgaacccaggcaggctggttccagagcccacactctggGCCTGTGCCCCTTTCCTTAAGCTCCGGGAAGCTGCCTGCCTGTCTGCTCTGTGCCCACTTCCTCCTGTACCTGGCGGATCccgggggagggaggctggggctgtCTCTGCTCCTTACGCTGTCTGGCCACTGACCCGTCTACACCACCTACCACTTGGACCTGGGGCTCCTCCTCTGAATCATCAGCTTGTCTTTGCTCAGTCCTGCCGAAGGTGGGCGGAATCTTGGCAGCTTCTCAGGGAACACTGGGGAAGCTCCGGCTCCTAGTCCCGAGGGGATCTTGGTCCGGCCCacttggggtggggcagggcggggCTTTGCATGCCCAGGCagagctgctctgcctgctcagTTCCTGGTCCCCCGTGAGCCCCTCTCCCACTCAGTCCCTGGCTCCCACCTCTGCTCGCTGCAGAGAGCAGGAAGAGctcagagcagaggaggaaggagccctTCACTCCTCCACATAGGGGCCCAGGGTGGCGGACGAAGCTGGGCCACCTCTCCTGACTCTCCACCACAGAAGGCTCCCTCCGCCAGGTATGCCGAGGGGCAGGGCACATCTGGACACAGATGACCTTACCTGAGTGGCTGCTTCTCAGGGCCCTCCGGGTACCAGCAGTTAGCCTCAGCAGGCAGCCAGAACTCATACCAGAACCAGGGAGCGTGTCTGGGGAAGCCTCTTCCTGGGACGGAGCCCGTGGAGTCGGCAGGCAGCCTGGGTGTGCCACCGGcctaggaggaggaggagctgtgccaggcactaccattggctgggccccagcctccccagaCTGCCTCTGATGAGGCCCGGGAAACTTAGGGGTCCACATCTCCGAGGATGCTGAGCCCAGAATCCTGGCATCCTCTCAGGGGAGAACAACAGGTCCACTCTGACCCCTGCTTGTCTCCCCatccctgggctggggtgggaggagctgCGGCCTGTCCTGCCTCCTCATCCTTCTCAGGAGATTCCCTACTGCTACTTCCTGGGCCTCTGCGAGCTGCTCTCAGACTCTCCTCTCTCGCAGGTCCTCAATGGCCTTCTGTTCTCACGGCTTTAGTCGCCTTTGGAAATGCCTTGACTAGCAAACTTGATCTCCAGCCCAAATGCTTTTGCCCCATCAATTGCCCCCACCTGGATGCCCTTCCCTCACCTTTTGCCTGCACTGATCCAGGTGGCTCAGGGcccccctctctgggcttccatgGCGCCAAGCTTCCACATCATCGTCAGACTGTATGGGGAAATTCGATCTTAACTGAGCTTGTTCCAAGTAGGAcccgtttgttgaatgaacaaatcagTCCACACCAACAGACATTTTTAGAGACTTGTTATGATATAAAGTGGACCAGCCCCCGACCCCAGGAACTCACCAACTTGGCCTTGATTACCAGCTGATAAGTCTAGTACCAGCTGCACAGGCTCTCATGACTGCAAAGAGGCCATGGACCAGGTTTCTGGGTCCagcctccccatttccccaccatCCTATTGCTACCGGAATCTAGTTCAGTCTTTGCAGCCCAATACCGAATGCATGGGGTGTTGCACGGAGAGCCATCCTTTCTGCTGCATGCACAGCCCCCGACTCCCCAAACTCCCACATGAGCCCCTCCCCAACCACTGCGCCCCCTGCACGGATGACTGCCTCCCCTCAACCCCAACACCTCAAGACCTCATGCACGGGCCTTTCCACGACCCTTGTTTTAAATTCAAGAATCACGGCTGAGACACTGCTGCGTGCCAGGTGCTGTGTTTGTGCTGGGCTACACGGACAAAGAGAGGATCAGAGGAGCGGGGCAGGGTCTCCCCACCCGGACAAGCACGCAGATGGGGCCCAGAGTCACACTGACATAAGAATTACCTTGGGGTGAGCTCTAGCGGGAAGGGGCTGGGACTGGGCAAGCCCTGTCCAGAGCATGTGCCTCCCTGATTGATGAGGGAGGCATTTCAGGGAAGTGCCCTAAGGTACGGAACCTTCCATCTGGGCCCCACACCCCTGCACCTGGACCCCACACCCCTGCACCTGAGCCCCACACCCTGCATCTGGAGCCCATACCTCTGAATCTGGGCCCACAGTCCTGGATCGGGGCCTCATGCCCCTGCATCTGggccctccacccctgcccttgGACCCCATACCCCTGCATCTGAGCCTCACACCCCTGCATCTTGGCCTCCACATCTCTGCATCTGTAGCCCTCTGAATCTCACACCCCTGCATCTGGGCCTCACTCTCCCGCATCTGGGCCCGATACCCTTGCCTCTGGGCCTCCACATCTCTGCATCCGGAGCCTTCTGGGAATCTGGGTCCACACCCCTGCGTCTGGGCCCCAGATACATCTCTGTATCTGGGCCCACACCCGTGCATCTGAAGCCCAAACACCCCTACATCTGGAGCCCATACACCTCAACACCCGGAACCCACACATCCCTGCGTCTGGAGCCCATACCCCTGCATCTGGTCTCCACATCCCTGTGTCTGGGCCCACACCCTTGTGTCTGAAGCCCAAACATCCCTACATCTGGAGCCCACACACCCCTGCATCTGGAGTCCCTCACCCCTTGCATCTGGGCCCACACCCCGCACCCACCTGGCATCTCATGCCCCTGGATTTGAGTCTCATCTTTGCCACTTTTAGGTCTGGGCAGTTTCCCTATTGCTCCCGCTTCAGTGCCACCCCTGGGGGCCAAGtgaaacagcaaaatcaccttccaaacccgcaaaaaatgcaaaaaagtggCAATAAATTGACCTCAAACAGgacatttgttcatttgtttgaaaCAAATTTGTTTGAATTGTTTTTTCAGTGTTGGAGCTGAAAAAAGAAGGCGGAGTGTCCCCTTGTTTAACCTTAGCCAGGAACACGCACGCCAGGCGGCTCAGAGATTTCTCTGCTCTGTGCACATCTACAAATGACTGTGAAATGATTTCGGggttcaacaaataaattttggcGAGTAGACGAACTCACAAATATGGAATCCGTGAATAATGAGGATCAGATGTATGTTTAGAAAGCTCCCTCCATTCTGTTTGAGAGGAGAGGCGTGCAAGACCAGTAAAAGAGTCATTGCAATGACTTAGGCAAGAGAGGAGCCAGATGGGATGGATCTGTGCACAGCTGGGAAGTACAAGCGGCAGCATTTGGGGTCTGACTGGATGCGGCAGGGGAGGTAGGAGGATGGTTCCCAGGTTGCTAGTTTTGGTGATTTGGCAGGTGGTGGGTCTACTGGTAGAAGTAAGGATGCAGGAGGAAATGCAGGCTCtttgggagagaggggaaggcaaTGTATAGGTTCTTCCCGGATGTTTGGGAGTTAGTGGGTCCAGTGTTCCATGTGCCGAATGGGATGGTGTGGAGGACAGCCAGCAGTTGGCAGCAATGGCCAGAGACAGACATACTTTGGGAGTCCTCAGCCCCGAGGGGGTGGGATCCACTGGACTGGACGGGGGCCCTGGGGAGAGCGCGCTGAGTGAGAAGAGAGGAGGCTCCAGGCAGAGCCCCAACATTTTAGGAAGCAGGCAAGACAGAGCTGCCCGTGGAGGAGAAAGAACAGCGAGGGACAGAGAGACCGGGGCAGGCAGGTGAGGGGAGAATGTCGTGAAAGAGCATCCAGGAGAGTCCCCTGCGGAGAGGCCCAGTGGGTCCCTGGTGACTTTCGCCAGAGTAATTTCAGCAGTGCGGTGGGGCCAGAAGCTAGAGGGCAGAGGGCGGAGGAAGTACAGATCGCGCCTTTTCAGGAagcctgagagggagggaggaagggagggcagagggcggTAGGCAGAGGGATGAGGGCTGAAGAAGAGTTTGCTTCTTCCGGGAAGATGGGAACAGACACGCGGATGGCAGGGAGGAGCCTCTGCAGAGCCGTTTCACTCTACACCCGGCATCCTTTCCCCTCCCTACTGCTTTCCCTGGTGCTCTGGCCTTGCTTGGCTCTCTGTGTCCCCCAACCCTTAGCCAGGCATTCCTGACTCTTCCCATCACGGTTGACGTGTTCTTCTGGCTCAGACTGACCCCTACTCAGCCTCAGCTTCCTAGATGGTCCTGGCCTCCCCGCCGGGCCAGCTCTGCTGGGTTCCCCGGTCCATGGGTGtggagtgggtgggaggggacTCTCTTCTGGAGAGCAGCCACCCCCCCAGGCTCCCTTCTGAATGTAGCAGACAGAGGGCAGGACAGCTATGTGGCCTGATACCCCACCAGTTAACCATCACACCTACTGTTCTCAAAGGAGAGTGAGCTTTTGGTTCTGGGGGAGCAAGATAGGTTGGCCTGTGGGGCCAAGGTGGCGCCCAGCCACATGActcaggagaggaggaaaagctgGAAAAGGGGGTAATAATCACGTCAGCTTTATTATTGAGCGCCTCATCTGTGCCAGAAACTAGGCCAAATGCTCTACACGCATCATACATGTAACAACTCCCTGTTCACTTTGCCCCTCTCCAATTAGTGGTCCACACACAGcagtcatctttggaaaatgcaaatcatattttaaaaaaatctgctcaaGGCCTTTTAATGGCTCCccattgttttgaaataaaatctcCCATTGCTAATATGGTCTATAAAGTCCTGCACGATCCCACTTCTGCCACCCTTTGTTCTCAGCCTCTTCCCTTCCATCTTTGTGCTCCAGCTGCAGTGACCTTCTTTCACTTTCTAAAACAGAGGAATCtctttcctacctcagggcctttgcacatgccttaatgttctttcctcattttttctgaGCTAGCATCAACTCAAGTTCCAGAACTCCATTTAAATGTAACTCTCAGAAAAGCCTTCCTTGACTGCTGAAATAGGTCAGCTTCTTAGCTTCTTTGTTATGTATTCTCTCGGCATGTGCTTCTTCGTTGTAACCCTATCATGACTGCATTCGTAGAGTTACGGGTGTGCTGGTGTGTTTAATGTCCTCTCCTCCTTTAGACTGGAGTCATCAAGGGGACCAGGCCCCTGGGAATCATGCTCGCTGCTCCATCTCCACcatctggcacagtgcctggcatacagtaggtgcctAATGAGTGATTGatgctgaatgaatgattctGTCTATCAAGAGTAAAGGAGCCAAAAGCCTTGCCAATCCTTGGGCACGAAGGTGTTGAAGCAATATTGTTTCAAGAGCACGGGCTCTGGAGCTGTGCTCACTGAattccagtcccagctctcctACTTACTGGTTGTGCAACCCTGAGCAAGTTTCTTAGCCtgtctgtgcctcggtttcttcatctggaatGTGGAGACCACTATAGTACCTTCCTCATAGCATTATTGTGAAGGTTAGatgaataaaaagatataaaacacgGAAGCCTGGCCCATACTAAACACCTAATGCATGCTAGCTGCTGTTATTCTCAGCTAGGACCAATTTCTGGCGGTGAGGCTGAGTTGATGCTGCTTTGTGGTTTCTTACCCTCGGTATTTGGTGACAGTCTTTGGGAGAGCCTGTCTTGGCTCTGCTAGGGGAAACGGGGGAGAGATGAATGACCTGTGGGCCTGAGCAGCCCAATCTTTCACCATCACAGGAAGGATCCACGGATGCTGCAGATCTGGTTCCTGCACTCTAGTCGCTTATGACCCAGAGGGGCGTGGAGGAGACCCGGTCCCGTAGGTCCTGGGGGGAGAGCAGGGCCCAGCCCCTGGGAGAGCTTCCTTGGCTGCTCATCTGTGTTTTAGTGAGGCCTTGGCCACTTTAGCTGGGAAGCCTGCTCCTTCCGGGGAGAAGGAAGCTTTGCTCCTGGAAACGAAGAGTTTCGAGTTCCCATCCCCCGGTGAGACTTCGCGGACTGTTCCTTTTGCAAAAGGAGGGGAGCCGTGGGATGGCAGGAGTCTAGGAAGGAGGTGGGGTcgggagggtgggaggcaggcCCGGCAGAGAAGAGGCAGCGCTGGGAAGGGCGGAGAGCCGTGCGGCAGACAGAACCCACACAGGTGGGGGTTCAAACCCCGCTCCTACTCCCTAGCCATGTGGCCTTGGTCGAATCGCTTCTCCTTTCGgagccttagtttcctttctGTAGGACGGGGGTGACAGAGTTGTCGTGGGGGTGATGGGGGAGGATCTGGGGAAAGCATCTGTGCCACGGTTGGGGTGCCCACTGCCCCTCATTTGCTTCCCCGCTCTGCAGGCTGCTGCTCTCTGATTGGCAGGGTGGACATTCCTGTTTTAGTTCCCTGGGGCCCCAGGTGGCTACTCATAGGTTCTTCCTCTATGACCTACTTCTTTTCTGGGTCCCCTAGTCCCACCCCACCAGTTCTGCCAGTTCTCTCTGTGCTCCCGAGCTCAGCCTGAGGGGCCGGAGCTGGCTTCACCCCtgggtctctctcctctctttctgggtgGCTCGGGTTGTGGCAGCAGTAAGACCTACCATCCTCGAGACGGGGGGCCTCACGCTTTCCTGCCTCCTCATCCCTCCAGCCAGGCCCACAGTCAGGCAGAATCGATGGTCCCAGTCACCTAGTGCCCTGCTGTCTGGGGGCAGCAGAGGTCCCCGTGGGGCCCCTTTTCACAGGATTGAGAGGCTGAAGTGCCGTTCTTGTAGCTTTGGCCACAGGCCACTGCATTCCCCCTGCTGGCATTCCAGGACCAGGGACCTCCCTTTGGGCCTTGCCCTGGATGCTCAGAACCTCTGCTCAGTCCTGGTCTAGGGTGGAGACCACATGGCTTAGTGAAAACGATCAGACAGATCTGGCTTTGAAACCTTGTTCCATCAGGTGGTCAGCACACGCAGTCGATGCTGTCAGCACTCAGCCCGTGTGTCCTCGGCCTGCTCCATTCTGGTGACTGAGAGGACCTCGGTAAAGCATGGTGATGTACGGTAGGCAGGCCCAACGTCCAATGGCCGGCACCTGCCACTCTGCCTGGGCTCTCTGCGCTTCTGGGGCCTCTGCCTGCGCATGGGGTAGGTTGAAAGTACCAGTGAATTGATGCCTCCCTGGGAGCAGGCCTCAACCAATGAGGGAAGGAGGTTAGGGGACAAACCCTCCAGCCTCCTCACCCTTCAGTAGAGATCATCGTCAAGCCCACATCCTTCTGTTTCCCAGACTCCCCAGCAGGATGAAGCTCAGCTGCCCACGGAGGTAACACACTCAATTACACATGCTTCATCcgcttccttcccttctctgcctcacttCCCATTCCCGTGCTGGGAGATTCCGgggtcacctcccaaataaacaacTTGCATGCAAATCCTGTCCCAGGCTAGGTGTTTGGGAGCAACCTAAGGCATCTCTCGTGTGAGCAGACAGCAAGCTTGTTTCCCGCGGAATTCTCGCCGCCTTACTCTCACCAGCCGCGTCTCACAGAGCTGGCTCCCTTGTGGACTGTGCATTGGCCCCGGGGTGGGACTGGCCCCAAACTGAGCTAACCGGCCATTCTTACCTTGCTCAGTCGATTGGCCCAAGGTGACAGCGTCACCCGCACTGACCTACTAAGGGTCCTTCCTTGGGACTTGAACATGGGACAGGGAGTGTGTCCGTCCAAACGTAAACACGGCGGGACTCTGGACCTGCTGGTGGCCTGCTGTTGCGAAATGCTGTCCTGCTGGATGAGATGACAATTCTGGGACAGAAAGGGGAGCCTAAACAAGAGAGGACCAAGCGAGTGCTTGGAAGACATTTGTGTCCATGGCTCCGTTTATCTTTGGGACCCAGTGACattgttttccttcctgcctgcacGTAAGCCACTGCATCGTCCCTTTGCCTGAGCCTGTGGAATTtagatttctgtcacttgcaccCACGAAtaccctgtgtgaccttgggtttgcCATTCAACAgagcctggtgcatagtaggtgtttaataagtaTCTGTTGACTGACTTACGCCCTCTGGACCTCACTTCCCTCACTGGTGGGTTGGGGTCAATAGTAACTACCGTATAGGCTGTTGGAAAGATAAGTGAGAAAATGAAAGGGAGAGAGCCTTGCCAGCTGGGAAGTGTCAGATCCAAGCAAAGAGCTCCCTCTGTCCAGTCAGAGGGCAGGGCATCTTGGGTGAGGTCTGTGAATGGACAGCACCTGGTGGCTGCTGGCCACTGGGGGCT
This genomic window contains:
- the GJB5 gene encoding gap junction beta-5 protein; protein product: MNWGSFEGLLSGVNKYSTAFGRIWLSLVFIFRVLVYLVTAEHVWSDDHKDFDCNTRQPGCSNVCFDEFFPVSHVRLWALQLILVTCPSLLVVMHVAYREAREKKHREAVGQDGGRLYLNPGKKQGGLWWTYVCSLVFKASVDATFLYVFHSFYPKYTLPPVVKCHAAPCPNSVDCFISKPSEKNIFTLFMIITAAICILLNLVELAYLVSKRCRECLAARKTQGAGVGHRQDCATSFRKQDDLLSDDLIFLGSEAHPPLLPNRPRGHVKKTIL